In Rissa tridactyla isolate bRisTri1 chromosome 2, bRisTri1.patW.cur.20221130, whole genome shotgun sequence, a single window of DNA contains:
- the KCNS2 gene encoding potassium voltage-gated channel subfamily S member 2, producing the protein MTGQSLKALSEANFEDNEISINVGGFKKKMRSNTLLRFPETRLGKLLSCHSKESILELCDDYDDTKNEFYFDRNPELFPYVLHFYNTGKLHVMGELCVFSFSQEIEYWGINEFFIDSCCSYSYHGRKMEPDQEKWEEQSDQESTTSSFDEILAFYNDASKFDKQPFGNIRRQLWLALDNPGYSVLSRIFSVLSIVVVLGSIVTMCLNSLPDFQIVDSNGNPEEDPRFEIVEHFGIAWFTFELVARFAVAPDFLKFFKHALNLIDLMSILPFYITLIVNLVVESSPTLANLGRVAQVLRLMRIFRILKLARHSTGLRSLGATLKYSYREVGLLLLYLSVGISIFSVVAYTIEKEENEGLATIPACWWWATVSMTTVGYGDVVPGSTAGKLTASACILAGILVVVLPITLIFNKFSHFYRRQKQLESAMRSCDFGDGMKEVPSVNLRDYYAYKVKSLMASLTNMSRSTPSELSLNDSLH; encoded by the coding sequence ATGACAGGGCAGAGTCTGAAGGCTTTATCTGAAGCAAATTTTGAAGACAATGAGATCAGCATCAACGTTGGAGGCTTTAAGAAAAAGATGAGATCCAACACATTATTAAGGTTCCCTGAGACCAGGCTGGGCAAACTGCTGAGCTGCCACTCAAAGGAGTCAATACTGGAGCTCTGTGATGACTATGATGACACCAAGAATGAGTTTTATTTTGACAGGAACCCTGAGCTCTTTCCGTATGTGCTACATTTTTATAACACTGGCAAGCTCCATGTAATGGGTGAACTCTGCGTGTTTTCTTTCAGCCAGGAGATTGAATACTGGGGAATCAATGAATTCTTTATAGACTCTTGCTGCAGTTACAGCTACCATGGGAGGAAAATGGAACCAGATCAAGAGAAATGGGAGGAACAAAGTGACCAGGAGAGTACGACATCTTCCTTTGATGAGATTTTGGCATTCTACAATGATGCCTCTAAATTTGACAAGCAACCCTTTGGAAACATCAGGAGGCAGCTCTGGCTCGCTTTGGATAATCCTGGGTACTCAGTCCTAAGCCGAATCTTCAGTGTCCTTTCAATAGTGGTGGTGCTAGGCTCCATCGTGACTATGTGCCTGAACAGCCTCCCAGACTTTCAGATTGTTGATAGCAACGGGAACCCCGAGGAAGACCCTCGCTTTGAAATCGTGGAACATTTTGGTATTGCATGGTTCACTTTTGAACTGGTGGCAAGATTTGCAGTAGctcctgactttttaaaatttttcaagcATGCCCTGAATTTGATTGACCTAATGTCTATCCTTCCATTTTATATTACCTTAATTGTCAACTTGGTAGTGGAAAGTAGTCCAACTTTAGCAAATTTAGGAAGGGTTGCACAAGTCCTGAGACTCATGAGGATCTTTCGCATCTTAAAGCTTGCTAGACACTCCACTGGTCTCAGGTCTCTTGGAGCCACCCTGAAGTATAGCTACAGAGAGGTGGGGCTTCTTTTACTCTACCTCTCTGttggcatttccattttctcAGTAGTGGCATATACCAttgagaaagaagagaatgaggGGTTAGCCACCATCCCTGCTTGTTGGTGGTGGGCTACCGTTAGCATGACCACAGTTGGCTACGGGGATGTTGTGCCAGGGAGCACTGCTGGCAAGTTGACAGCATCTGCATGCATCCTAGCTGGTATCCTAGTGGTAGTGCTTCCCATTACACTGATCTTCAATAAATTCTCCCACTTTTATAGGCGTCAGAAGCAGTTAGAGAGCGCCATGAGAAGCTGTGATTTTGGTGATGGCATGAAAGAAGTTCCATCAGTCAACTTAAGGGACTACTATGCTTATAAAGTTAAATCCCTTATGGCCAGTCTTACCAATATGAGCAGGAGTACCCCCAGTGAGCTGAGCCTGAATGATTCACTGCATTAG